DNA from Pseudoalteromonas sp. MEBiC 03607:
GATCGTCAGAAAATAATTTGCGCGCAAACTAAATTAAGGCAATAATACGGCTGTATTTCAGTTTAGGGTAATAGCATGAGCAACAACTTATCAGACAATGTGTGTTTCACTTTATACAGTGCAACAAATGCGTTGATCAGAGCGTTTCGACCAATCCTTGAAGCTTATGACTTGACCTATCCGCAATATATTGTGATGCACTCACTTTGGTATAAAAATCAGGTGAGTTTAAAAGCGCTTTCTCATGATACGCACTTAGATTCAGGCACCTTAACACCGATAGTTAAACGCTTAGAAACGAAAGGTTTATTGACGCGTCAGGTATCGAATGAAGATGAGCGCAAAAAAGTAATCTCATTAACAGAGCAGGGCATGCAGCTTAAAACTGATGCCGAAGCATTAACGGCTAAGTT
Protein-coding regions in this window:
- a CDS encoding MarR family transcriptional regulator, which produces MSNNLSDNVCFTLYSATNALIRAFRPILEAYDLTYPQYIVMHSLWYKNQVSLKALSHDTHLDSGTLTPIVKRLETKGLLTRQVSNEDERKKVISLTEQGMQLKTDAEALTAKLMARSNMSLERIELLRELTLELHTDLTKTDLTKD